Proteins encoded within one genomic window of Oncorhynchus nerka isolate Pitt River linkage group LG9b, Oner_Uvic_2.0, whole genome shotgun sequence:
- the LOC135565700 gene encoding uncharacterized protein LOC135565700 isoform X1, whose amino-acid sequence MNGPKRTWQQVKIKYKNILQNAVKKNTHRQGTGGGSPKADLTPAEDMALELNKGRPVLEGIPGGKETSIGSSQDATRFIQVPGSTVFLLEPPAQAPDDADPGEGPSAAATAHDGDDDEEETISLDSRRHEDPDAIQWENQPGNISSQAIRKLYGNHLRRQIELADIDIQYKKKKMENLALESEIKKRTIRKLDLEIKKLERELQEDDTAQNKN is encoded by the exons atgaacgggccaaaacggacatggcagcaggtcaaaatcaaatacaagaacattctgcagaatg cagtgaaaaagaatacccacagacaaggcacgggtggtgggtcaccaaaggctgaccttaccccagcagaggacatggccttggagctaaataaaggcaggcccgtcttagaggggatccctggggggaaagagacgagcataggttcctcccaagatgccacccgcttcattcaag tgcctggcagcactgtgttcctgttagagccaccagcacaagcaccagacgatgctgatcca ggtgaaggccccagtgcagcagcaacagcacatgatggagacgatgatgaggaggagaccatctctctggattccagaaggcatgag gacccagatgctatacagtgggaaaaccagcctggcaacata agctcacaagctatcagaaagttgtatggcaaccacctccggcgccaaatagaactggcagacatagacattcagtacaagaagaaaaagatggaaaatcttgcactggagtccgaaataaaaaagaggacaattaggaaactggaccttgaaataaaaaaacttgagagggag ctccaagaagatgacacagctcaaaataaaaattag
- the LOC135565700 gene encoding uncharacterized protein LOC135565700 isoform X2, with product MNGPKRTWQQVKIKYKNILQNAVKKNTHRQGTGGGSPKADLTPAEDMALELNKGRPVLEGIPGGKETSIGSSQDATRFIQVPGSTVFLLEPPAQAPDDADPDPDAIQWENQPGNISSQAIRKLYGNHLRRQIELADIDIQYKKKKMENLALESEIKKRTIRKLDLEIKKLERELQEDDTAQNKN from the exons atgaacgggccaaaacggacatggcagcaggtcaaaatcaaatacaagaacattctgcagaatg cagtgaaaaagaatacccacagacaaggcacgggtggtgggtcaccaaaggctgaccttaccccagcagaggacatggccttggagctaaataaaggcaggcccgtcttagaggggatccctggggggaaagagacgagcataggttcctcccaagatgccacccgcttcattcaag tgcctggcagcactgtgttcctgttagagccaccagcacaagcaccagacgatgctgatcca gacccagatgctatacagtgggaaaaccagcctggcaacata agctcacaagctatcagaaagttgtatggcaaccacctccggcgccaaatagaactggcagacatagacattcagtacaagaagaaaaagatggaaaatcttgcactggagtccgaaataaaaaagaggacaattaggaaactggaccttgaaataaaaaaacttgagagggag ctccaagaagatgacacagctcaaaataaaaattag